The following coding sequences are from one Arachis hypogaea cultivar Tifrunner chromosome 7, arahy.Tifrunner.gnm2.J5K5, whole genome shotgun sequence window:
- the LOC112703846 gene encoding disease resistance protein At4g27190, translated as MDFVSSFAASISRDLVCGAVDELRYPCCFHDLVEGLEHEDKMLVDTKKRVQEHVHHQKRQLKKTDELMHKWLNQANNLSNDVDNLLTETRTNKIYCFGKCPNLFWRYRLGKKLVKNKGDVKKCIGEGSKYMQFERLASLPGLRYFSPERCLKFESTQSAYDQLMQALNDDTVNMVGMYGMPGCGKTTLAMEVGRKAKEEGLFGEVVFVPVSSVVEIQRIQEKIASWLQFDFPQKEEIQRAQCLDKFIGENHENVLLILDDVWHRLDFEAIGIPSFKNHRGCKVLITTRSEAVCSLNDCQKKIRLKTIELEEAWKLFQTQAQITEDTSNALKKLAQEISDKCEGLLVAIVAIANTLKGKGEADWKVASDNLKRCKPVIIEGGLQNPYKILRVSYDNLDPVEQSLFLLCSVFPEDFEIPVEDLIRIAIGVGLVEEVVTFEGARNKVIVAKDKLLSFSLLLDAVGVNCVKMHDLVRDVARWIARNDGKAIECVMENNANLVDSTPIRYLWCKQFPVELDCSSIEFLCIKTDTEVSEGIFKGIASLRVLILCWEGHQRREFSTMSLKSLTDLHSLFLSGWELFDISFVGDMKKLESLTLHNCSLPELIDVLVTQVPNLRLLDLSGCEMEGNPFEVTGKHPRIEELYINDDRPEWDLEDEDPPEFFSKFSVPQPLERYQIRLGKYFSKYQQKCLSHGRTLFLSCFDTSNVAVRNLATKAEILYIANIRGDVKSIIPGIFQIEGGGGGMNHGWIELLIKKSENIVHLVDTGKHLNEVGSLCPSCAS; from the coding sequence ATGGATTTTGTTAGCAGCTTTGCCGCTTCAATTTCAAGAGACTTGGTCTGTGGAGCAGTAGACGAATTACGCTATCCTTGCTGCTTCCACGACCTTGTTGAGGGCCTTGAACATGAAGACAAAATGCTTGTGGACACAAAAAAGCGTGTCCAAGAACATGTTCATCACCAAAAGCGGCAACTGAAAAAGACTGATGAACTAATGCACAAATGGCTCAACCAAGCTAACAACCTCTCAAATGATGTGGATAATTTACTCACAGAAACAAGGACAAACAAGATTTATTGTTTCGGGAAGTGTCCTAATTTGTTTTGGCGATATCGCTTGGGGAAGAAgttagtaaagaacaaaggggacGTTAAAAAGTGTATTGGAGAAGGTAGCAAGTATATGCAGTTTGAACGGCTTGCTTCGCTTCCAGGCTTGAGATACTTTTCTCCTGAAAGATGTTTGAAGTTTGAGAGCACCCAATCTGCTTATGATCAACTCATGCAGGCACTAAATGATGACACTGTTAACATGGTCGGCATGTATGGGATGCCAGGATGTGGTAAAACCACATTGGCAATGGAAGTTGGGAGAAAGGCAAAAGAAGAGGGGCTTTTTGGGGAAGTAGTCTTTGTTCCTGTGTCTAGTGTTGTGGAAAttcaaagaatccaagaaaaaattGCAAGTTGGCTACAGTTTGATTTTCCTCAAAAAGAGGAAATTCAAAGAGCACAATGCTTGGACAAGTTCATCGGAGAAAATCATGAGAATGTTCTTTTGATTTTGGATGATGTATGGCATAGGCTTGATTTTGAAGCCATAGGAATTCCCTCCTTTAAGAACCACAGGGGATGCAAAGTTCTCATCACCACACGGTCTGAAGCAGTTTGTTCTCTGAATGATTGCCAAAAGAAGATCCGATTAAAGACCATAGAACTTGAAGAAGCGTGGAAACTTTTCCAAACTCAAGCACAGATAACTGAAGACACTTCTAATGCCTTGAAGAAATTGGCACAAGAAATTTCAGATAAATGTGAAGGACTGCTTGTGGCAATAGTAGCTATAGCTAACACTTTGAAAGGCAAGGGTGAAGCAGATTGGAAGGTTGCGTCAGATAATCTTAAAAGATGTAAGCCTGTGATCATTGAGGGAGGTTTGCAAAATCCTTATAAGATTCTGCGTGTCAGCTATGATAACTTGGACCCTGTAGAACAGTCACTTTTCTTGTTATGTTCTGTATTCCCTGAAGACTTTGAAATTCCAGTTGAAGATTTAATCAGAATTGCAATAGGGGTGGGCCTAGTTGAAGAAGTTGTCACATTTGAAGGGGCAAGAAACAAAGTAATTGTAGCTAAGGATAAGCTTTTAAGTTTCAGCTTATTGTTAGATGCTGTTGGAGTAAACTGTGTCAAAATGCATGACTTAGTTCGCGATGTAGCCCGTTGGATTGCACGCAATGATGGTAAGGCAATTGAGTGTGTCATGGAAAACAATGCAAACTTGGTGGATAGCACTCCGATAAGATATCTGTGGTGCAAGCAATTTCCAGTAGAGTTGGACTGTTCTAGTATTGAATTTTTATGCATAAAAACAGATACGGAAGTATCAGAAGGAATTTTCAAAGGAATTGCAAGTCTCAGAGTTTTGATTCTTTGCTGGGAAGGCCATCAGAGAAGAGAATTCTCAACCATGTCCCTCAAATCACTGACAGACCTTCATTCTCTATTCCTAAGTGGGTGGGAATTATTTGACATCTCGTTTGTGGGAGATATGAAAAAACTTGAAAGTCTTACATTGCATAATTGTTCTCTCCCTGAATTAATTGATGTTCTAGTCACACAAGTACCAAACCTGAGATTGCTAGATTTATCAGGATGTGAAATGGAAGGGAATCCATTTGAGGTAACTGGAAAGCACCCGCGAATTGAGGAACTGTACATCAATGATGATAGGCCAGAATGGGATTTGGAAGATGAAGACCCTCCTGAATTCTTCAGCAAGTTCAGTGTCCCCCAACCATTGGAAAGGTATCAAATACGACTGGGCAAATACTTTTCAAAATATCAACAAAAGTGTCTCAGTCATGGCAGAACCTTATTTCTTAGTTGTTTTGACACGTCTAATGTGGCAGTCAGGAATTTGGCCACGAAAGCAGAAATTCTGTATATAGCAAATATTCGTGGAGATGTCAAAAGTATCATCCCTGGCATATTTCAAattgaaggaggaggaggaggtatgAACCATGGGTGGATTGAGCTGCTGATAAAAAAATCAGAGAATATAGTGCATTTGGTTGACACCGGCAAACATTTGAATGAAGTAGGTTCTCTTTGTCCGAGTTGCGCAAGCTAA
- the LOC112701757 gene encoding uncharacterized protein → MFGTAVRFLAKKSKPKMGPIAMKTPPEQRNTITAVLYDIVKENGPITVSNTWERVKEVGLKDLTSKNHMKIMLRWMRERQKLRLVCNHVGAHKQFLYTTWFTDPAAATKPTPSSLPSKQKPSPS, encoded by the exons atgtttGGGACGGCAGTGAGATTCTTAGCTAAGAAATCGAAGCCGAAGATGGGACCTATTGCGATGAAGACACCGCCGGAGCAGAGGAACACCATCACCGCCGTCCTCTACGATATCGTCAAGGAGAATGGTCCAATCACTGTATCCAACACCTGGGAGCGTGTCAAG GAAGTAGGGTTGAAAGATTTAACGAGCAAGAATCACATGAAGATAATGCTAAGATGGATGAGGGAGAGGCAGAAGCTTCGTCTTGTTTGTAACCATGTTGGTGCACACAAGCAGTTCCTATACACGACTTGGTTTACAGATCCTGCTGCTGCTACTAAGCCAACACCATCATCTCTTCCTTCAAAGCAAAAGCCCTCTCCAAGTtag